The Coffea arabica cultivar ET-39 chromosome 6e, Coffea Arabica ET-39 HiFi, whole genome shotgun sequence genome contains the following window.
TCGAATTGAGGCGaactttatagcgtttcgaagctaaaatataGACCTACATTTCTTGTGAAGACACTAACATCCAGTTCTcacattttcatagtaaaaaatGGCCGGACAGAAGCCCATCCTGCTTCACTCACTCAGCTGTGAAGCAATTAACAACGCAGTTCATAGTTTTTCCTCCCTAATTTCTTTCAGTTTTGTTCATTAAATTCCACATGCAAAGGTTGGTTATCAAACTACAGAGTACCATCAGCATGAATACAAGTTTATAGCCAAGGGAAATCAGAACAATACTGGTTCAGCTCACGATCTTCTTCCTTCTGCATTTTTTTCCAGAATTGTTGCAGCAATCACTCAACACTATTTTCTCTCCAATAATCACTTCAGTTCTTGCTCAAATATTCCATGCATGTTCAGACCAGCTATTATACATCATATACTACAGTTTAACATAGAGATTCAAGGCCATAATTCATGAGGACAGCTAGAAACCTCTTCATTTCCTTCTCTCGGATAGAGTtggaaaattccagcaagttTTCTTCCTACGGTCCtcattaaaatttccaacaatgttcctgcttttaattcatcttttccttgcttttaaCCTCTCAAAGGTGATATGCATGTTAAGATATGTGACCAGAAAATGTATGTGAGACATGCAACAGAAGATACAACTGGAAAATTGCAGATTAGCTCATCAAGTATCACATAGCAGCTTCAAACTAACATTTCCAACTTTGATAACCTTTGTTTTCCAGAAAGTTTTCTTTTACTTGGTTCCAACTCAGTCTAAAAGACTACTAACTAAACGTGGAAGAACTGGAAGAGGAGGACAGTAGTTTACCTCTGGTTCTTATGGCCTaagttaagaaaataaaattctgGTTTCACTCTCCCATCCTTAACTCGATAGACTGCATTCCTTCTTTCTTTGTGGCTGGTTCTCACAGTTGAAAGAGGCCAGAAATGAGTTCCTCTTTCCTTTAGAATCCGGTAATTGCAGGTTACTCTTAGCTTTCTGCTGCGGCTCCTCAAAGTTTCCGCTCCAACtctctccttcttcttccttaCGTCACTTTCACTCTCGGTTAAAACTGGTGGATGATGCAGCTAACAAGATTTCTCTCCCTCTCACTCACTTTGGCTCACGGTTATGAGGTTGCGAGCTGGAGAGATAAAGCTAGCActctctccctcactctctctctctctcggttgcAAGCTGGACAAGAGGAACCAGAAATATTTCTCACTCGGTGGTGTTTTGGCATGAATGGTTATGACCGAAACTCTCACTCTCGATTTGGTTTCCAATGCTTGGTTGGTAAGAAGAGCATTTGAACATATTTCCTTCACTCCACCGACCACTCAAGCTTCTTCATTCGGTGCTGATCAATCCAATGTTCACCTCATTCGGTCACTGCATACTCAGCAAATTCCTTCAGGGCAGCTGTCCAGACGAGAGCTACCCACCGTCCCAAGTCAGCAGCCAAATTCCACTTATTTCCTCTCTACCGTTTGCTCTAATAGCTAGTTAGTTGACCTCCAATTGGTTTTAATTCCTCAAGCACCCATTTTGTTTGTTAAATTTCTAATGATTGGGTCTTGGTTGCATGGTATTTTATCTGAAATTCGGTGGTTAGTTTGGTATTTTCATCTTAGTTTATTTGGTTGCCATGAACCCGAAATTTTATTGCCTCACACCTTGACTCAAAATTTTCCGTTTGTTCCAATTTTGCATTTACCTTGAAAACTTTCTAAATATATCTATCCAGTAGATTTTCTTACACTTGATCTTAAAGAAATTCAACTAGACGTATCACTTATTCCACTATTCAATATATTCAAAGGTCACAAACGGTAATATGCATATCGGATGTTTATTTGATTCGTGTAACTAATATTTAGAATAAATTCTTCttgttaaatttatatatataaatatatatatatgttttcctaCACTATTCTAGGATATTGCTAAATCCTCAATTTATAGAACAATTAAATTTTGTCCTTTAATTTGACCAATTATTTGTTATCTATAATATTTCAAATGATGAAATAAGGGTAATAATGGCTAAGTTTATTCAAGATTTCTCTCGAGTTATCACAAAACCGGTTTTTTGTGGCTGAAACAAAAGATTCCTTTTTGGTAGGTCCCACTTTGACCCATTTGTTTCTTGGATGAAGGAGATTTTGGTaaagaaatgaattttttgtAGTTGAAACAATGGAGTGCTTTTTATGGGTCCCACTTTGACCCGTTTGTTTCTTGGACGAGTCAGTGAAATGTAAAGGGCCTTGGAACAAACGAACTTATAGATAACTGGATATTACTGTGCATAAAAAGCGTTGTTCCCAAAGTACGACAGATTTTActggacggagggagtatatggCAAGCCAAGATTTCAATCTCATCGAGCTCTTTTACATTCATTGTATTGCATGTACAAGAGCATTAGTTTCGGTATGTTATCGATCAATAGTTATAGATGCACATGcataaaaaaaagtaattttagTTTATGTACACGACTCAGGAAAAAATATACCAATATATAGTAATTCTTGGTGTATATGTTGATTGTTAGTTCATGTACATAActcaggaaaaaaaatttagttcATGTACATAAATCTTGGTGTATGTGTATACAAATTTTTGTGAAAGTTAAATCAACCAAGCACAACTGGACCTGTGCCAATCCCGAATTTCACTTGCCTGTCCCCCTAATCCAAATTTGATGCACATGCCATaaattaaaagataaaaaaCTTAACATTGGAGAACTAAGTGCGGAAAAAGAATATATAATATAAGACTATTGTACAACATCAACATATGACACAAGTCTATTGTACAACATCGTCAAATCAAGAAAATACATACACCCAGAATACATAGATGTTCCATACAGtccctaaaattttttttaaatactaaTTTGATACCGTCCACAGAACTCTAGTCTTTACCGTTACTATttcaacttctaattatctttAGGGAATTAAGAAGGCCTTACTGTATAATAGGTCTGAAGAAAAGTTAAGACAAGAAGGAAAGCAGCAGCAAATAAAGCAATCGCAGTCCAGGGACTGTTAAAATAAGTGTAGAAAAGTTCAGCCAGCCATGTCTTTGCCTTGTTGTTATAGTGTGCCTGAATTTTCTCCTTCACACCATGAAAAATGGTGACATTCCGCACCCCGTAAGTGTTTATGTCTTTATAAACCTTCAACACTTCTTCATCACTGCCCAAAGTTGTGAGCAAAATCCTTTTTTCTCTTAGTTCTTTCACGTCCTTGGGGCTGTCGATCAGCGATTTCATGAACTCAATATATGCTGTCACTGCTCGGTCAGTGCTGGTACTTGGGCACATTTCATAGGCAATCatatttaaaaagaaaacattGGTGTAAATCGAAACAAACCAAATTGGAACTTCAAGTGTTGCATAGAAATAACCTGATTTGAACTTGATGCCCTTCAAAGAGTCAGCACTGCTGCGCCTAAAGTGAATTCCCTTGGCCTTCAACTCCGTGGCTGAACGAAAGCAGTGAACGTATTTTGTTGTGTTAGAATCATTGTCAATATTTGATCTTCTCCACCACAGAAAACATGGCAAATTGCAAATATACTCGTGAAGATTGCTGCATCTGCCCAAATTTTTGAATTGATTGAGACAGACAGAGTCATTGCTGGCCCTAGATTTTGGAGAGGTTGGTTTGTCTTTACAGGATTCAGAGACAAGAACTAGCCAGAAAGCGTCCAGAAGATGATGGGGTAGGTCCTTATCTCTGCTAGCTATTCCACTCCCCTTATAATTCCCGAACATAGTCCCATTCAAGAACTCGTTGAGCATCTCTTCACCTTCTTGTTTACcacatctcaaacacatcagAAACTTAAGAAGCCAGAAGGGAATTTGATTTTCAAGTAAAAACATGTCACGAAGTACAATTGCCGATGCCAAGTCACCAAGACAATAGCGTGTGATGTAAAAGTTTGCGCCACTTTTGCATCTAGAAATTATGTCGTTGATAATGAAACAGGCATCAAGAAGCATCATTTGTGCAAAAGTTTCATCATCGTACTTTTTAGTAGAATCTTCAAAATAACAATTTCTAGCATCATTCACAAGTTGAAGTACCTTGAAATAGAAAAATAGTACATCATGGCCGCTATCAGCAACGAACATCTCCACCCGATATGGGACCAAGTAGAAAAGGTGGGCGGTAATGAAATCATGAGTTCAAAATGGTTAGTCCAAGATATTTAATAGTTTATGGGACCAGGCATAAATACTATTCCTTTTTTCTTATCCCACCCGATATGGGACTTCTTTTTGGAGCATCACATTCACCCTACTTAAGCACTTTGCATCCTTGTAAAACCCATTATTCACTCATGCCCTCACGTAAGGACTTTTCTCACAAAATCCGTCATAACACCACTGGTCCAAACTCACCTCACACAAAATTTGCCCTGACACTATTTATAACATCCTGAAAAACCTTATCCAATGTGATACTTAGTTTCTTGCACTACTTTACGTAATCAAACTATAACATTATTGGTCCCAAATTCACCCCCAAGCAAAATTTTCTCTAATATCAGATATAACGCCCTGGGTCAGACTTGCCCTCATGCCGTGAAGTTTGCCCTGAATGCCCTATCCACATCGTGGCATTTAACTATAACACCATTGGTTCCAAGCCACTTCTACGCAAAATTTGGTCTGATATCATTTGTAACACCCCGAGTTAGGCTTACCCCCATGCAAAGTTTACTAGCATGACCCATAGGAAGTTTACTCTCAACTGTTTGTAATGCCCGGGTTAGACTCAAATTTACTTTGAACTGTTTGTTAATGCCCTGGGTCAAACTCACCCCCATGCGAAATTTGTTCTAAATTTGTTCTAATATCATTTGTAACTCCTCGGATctatagacttttttttttttgttctataCGATATTCCTGCTTCTACTTTAGCCTAATCCTACAGGGGAACTAACAAAAACTGAATCACCATCAGACTAGATGGATCTAGTACGCACTCATACAAATTTGAGGAAACCACATACTGAGAACTAAACCCTTGACCTCCCATCCCACCAAGACTTATTGTGGCAAGTCTCTGGTGGTGGCCAACAACCCAAATGACTGTTGGTTCCTCGAATCTATAGACTAGCCCaaataacttttaagtgaaatCATGAGttcaaaataattaattcaaattatCTAATAGTTCATAGGCCCAAGCATATGTACTATTCCTTTTCTCTTATTCCAATAATAGTAATAGGTTGCATTTTTATCAttaattttatgattattttcctcttttactttaccaaatattgttttaattgatggattctacttatatttggttaat
Protein-coding sequences here:
- the LOC113696673 gene encoding UPF0481 protein At3g47200-like — protein: MGVSLTQGINKQFKVNLSLTRALQTVESKLPMGHASKLCMGMFVADSGHDVLFFYFKVLQLVNDARNCYFEDSTKKYDDETFAQMMLLDACFIINDIISRCKSGANFYITRYCLGDLASAIVLRDMFLLENQIPFWLLKFLMCLRCGKQEGEEMLNEFLNGTMFGNYKGSGIASRDKDLPHHLLDAFWLVLVSESCKDKPTSPTCFLWWRRSNIDNDSNTTKYVHCFRSATELKAKGIHFRRSSADSLKGIKFKSGYFYATLEVPIWFVSIYTNVFFLNMIAYEMCPSTSTDRAVTAYIEFMKSLIDSPKDVKELREKRILLTTLGSDEEVLKVYKDINTYGVRNVTIFHGVKEKIQAHYNNKAKTWLAELFYTYFNSPWTAIALFAAAFLLVLTFLQTYYTVRPS